The DNA region CTCATAACTCACAttcttacttgagcgtcggagtacgttttgcaggtgctcccgccgCGGTGTTCCAACTCAGCCGACATATACCTCTTCCACCTGAGCATAGTTGCAGGCAGAAGGAGTCGCTATACCTCGGCAACATACAGACAAAACATTTGGCACCCACCGTGAGCCCGGATTTAATCTAACCCCACTATTTCTTTTACATtgcctttttctcttttcttttgcgtAGGGAATTCGACCTTCCAGATATGGCTGAAAATGGAGCTCAACAATTCAACCAAGCTGAACTTCTAGCCCAGATGGCCGAGCTCCAGGCAGAGGTCCGAAGACTTGCTGAGCTCTCCACACAGAATAATGCAGGAAATCACGAGGAAGGTAGCTCCAAAAGCTCAGCCCTGAAAAACTCAAACCCTTTGAGCATCACCCCGCCGAAGAAAAAGCTGACGCTAGACAATCCCTTCTTCGAAGAAATTACAAACTTCAAGATGCCGAAGAATTTCGTGCTGCCTAACTCCCTAGAACCTTATAAGTGGATTGGTGACCCCCGAACTCACATAAAAAAATTTCagtctatgatgttttttaacggCGCTAATAATGAACCTATATCTTGTCGATCTTTCCCCACTTACCTTGACGATGTTGCTTTACTTTGGTTCTCTAAATTATCTGCAGGATCAATTTCATCTTTCAAGGATTTGGCGAGGTCCTTTATCGACTATTTCGCCGCCTCAAGGATATACGTCCACGGATCATACTATCTCGGGCTGATCAAGCAAGGACAACATGAAAGCTTTAAAGACTACTTAACCCGATTTGCCGAGGCCCCATGGAGATTCCAGACTTTGACCCCAAAGTCCACCTGCACGCACTTAAGACCGGCCTCAGACCTGGAAAATTCAGAGAAACAATCGCAATTACTAAACCCAAGTCATTGGAGAAATTCCGGGAGAGGGCTGCAAGCCAAATGGAGATCGAAAAACTACGGGAAGCCCAAAAACCGGACAAACAGCtgacaagaagagaggaagagaggacGTTCAAGCCGCCGAACAAGAAAGAGCAAAAGAAacctttcaagctcacaccaaaGTTCAATATCTACACCAGATTCAATACAAAAAAGAAGAACATAATCAAGGAGATCCTCAACGCCAAAATAGTCAAACCTCCCGCTAGAGCAGGAAATTATCAAGATCAACGATTCATGGACAGAAGCAAGCACTATGCCTTCCACCAGAAGTACGGACACACAACAGATGAATGCGTAATAGGCAAAGACTTGTTGGAAAGGTTAGCTCGGCAAGGACTCCTAGACAAATATGTCAAAGGACAGAAAAGCAGGAAAACCAAAAAGGAGCCAGAAGAACGATCAAtggaaaaagataaattaaaatagataacaaCAGACCCCCTAGAGGGATCATAAACTGCACATCAGGAGGATACGCAGGAGGAGGCGAAACAAGCTCGGCTCGAAAAAGAAGTTATCGAGGAATGTTGGCAATCGAAGGAACAATACCTACAACAAAGCACAACACAACGGAGCCAGAGATAACCTTTAATCAAGACGACCTAGCCTCAACAGGCCCAAACCTCGACGACCCAGTGGTGATCTCCATCCAAACAGGAGAGTTATTGGTAAGAAAGGTCCTTCTAGACCCAAGTAGTAGTGCTGATGTACTATTCTATTCAACCTTTATAAAAATGCAACTATTTGAAAAAGCCATGCAACCCTCATCAGGAGAACTGGTTGGGTTCTTCGAAGAAAGGGTCCCAATAAAAGGACACGTATGGCTAAAAACAACCATGGGCGACCACCCATTAGCAAAAACTATTGACGTCCAATATCTCATAGTTGACTATCCTAGTCCCTATAACATTATTCTCGAAAGGCCCGCCCTGAATAAATTCAGAGCGGTAGTATCAACATTACACTTGTGTGTTAAGTTTCAGGTACAAAACAACAAAATAGCAACAGTACATTCAGACCAACAACAAGCTCGGCAATGTTACAATGCCAGCCTGAAGAAAACAAGCATACAACCAAGGGCTAACCAGGGGACGAAAACAATTCACACCACATCCGAGGTATTGACCCTCGCGGAATTGGATCCTAGGGAG from Arachis hypogaea cultivar Tifrunner chromosome 10, arahy.Tifrunner.gnm2.J5K5, whole genome shotgun sequence includes:
- the LOC112717917 gene encoding uncharacterized protein; this encodes MEIPDFDPKVHLHALKTGLRPGKFRETIAITKPKSLEKFRERAASQMEIEKLREAQKPDKQLTRREEERTFKPPNKKEQKKPFKLTPKFNIYTRFNTKKKNIIKEILNAKIVKPPARAGNYQDQRFMDRSKHYAFHQKYGHTTDECVIGKDLLERPPRGIINCTSGGYAGGGETSSARKRSYRGMLAIEGTIPTTKHNTTEPEITFNQDDLASTGPNLDDPVVISIQTGELLVRKVLLDPSSSADVLFYSTFIKMQLFEKAMQPSSGELVGFFEERVPIKGHVWLKTTMGDHPLAKTIDVQYLIVDYPSPYNIILERPALNKFRAVVSTLHLCVKFQVQNNKIATVHSDQQQARQCYNASLKKTSIQPRANQGTKTIHTTSEVLTLAELDPREDFQERPQPIDELQKIPLTTKAEQFTYIGRALEGDERADLIRVL